GACAACGAACTCGCTGTAGGAGAGAACATTAAGATTGCTGAGGGTGAAGACATCGAGAAAATACCGGAAAAGCATCGACAATACGTAACTCTCTCTCGACGTGACAAGGAGGTGGTGAACATCGAACCACATATTCAAAATATTATTATCGACTGTCAAATGTCGATTGAATTGTCTGTTAAATCGATGTTCAAGGCAGTAGATCAAGAATTTGATTACTCCCATGGTATTGGGTTTGAGTCACATAATACGCAAGATTTCAATAGAAAAGTTCCAGCCGACTTTCCAAGACGTGAAGATATCGTTCGCGCGATCTTCCTAACACAACTGTGGGAAAGATTCTATGAACTTGCGAAATACGGTGCTCCGGAATTGAATGTCGGCCCTTCCGTGATTTTCGAGATTGACGACGGCGAACGAGCGCTTAACGATGCAGCTTTTTGTGTGGAATTGGCAGAAGAATTTATTGATTATGTCGATGAGAGTGAATAGAATTTCATTTGCGATCAGTCTATGAGATTCTGCCAGACGAATAGTGGACCAGGTGTTGATTCTCCGCATCGAATACATTCGTACCCGTCAACGAGACCATAGCGTGACGGCACTTGGGCCGAC
This window of the Haloplanus rubicundus genome carries:
- a CDS encoding HEPN domain-containing protein, with amino-acid sequence MNADTDNISYARTQLSEARRRLASVRERISDIERQEVVGAVDQRDNELAVGENIKIAEGEDIEKIPEKHRQYVTLSRRDKEVVNIEPHIQNIIIDCQMSIELSVKSMFKAVDQEFDYSHGIGFESHNTQDFNRKVPADFPRREDIVRAIFLTQLWERFYELAKYGAPELNVGPSVIFEIDDGERALNDAAFCVELAEEFIDYVDESE